A window from Onychostoma macrolepis isolate SWU-2019 chromosome 07, ASM1243209v1, whole genome shotgun sequence encodes these proteins:
- the skor1a gene encoding SKI family transcriptional corepressor 1a isoform X5 — protein MESIPSQLSTGRDVCSSPNSKQELQPYSSSSSLKPNQVSETVLYGVPIVSLVIDGQERLCLAQISNTLLKSYSYNEIHNRRVALGITCVQCTPVQLEILRRAGAMPISSRRCGMITKREAERLCKSFLGAHNPPKLPENFAFDVSHECAWGSRGSFIPARYNSSRAKCIKCTYCNMYFSPNKFIFHSHRTPESKYTQPDAANFNSWRRHLKLTDKSLSDDICHAWEDVKAMFNGGSRKRAMPGNGSEMSSPLKPQASRNITQTASPDIPHKTLRCDDDRGNLSLTSSVRNYPVIPVPSKSFGMLQKIPPPIFPHPYSFPAFGLCQKKDDGVGEQNKTNVPGVFWPGAKDGLYPSFPMFWPTAGSLPLSSYQPAQPKSHTELLGGRQTETDMSESERGGNTSRDSLFDSERCSSSQSLRNDEDKSGDEARSSEGQPSTPRKLSYISAFRPVVKDAESIAKLYGNRDAYSGAHPGHLSPDFVSESSSYRSASPCVDSGEEPDVDVETHRIAEDEESIQLSVDDRQSPVRENSQTPQPDDDQTATFSDAGSPDQKQNKQVAKKSDAITYEVYSHEKEGASLPCSASKPPRCAPETTDSHISNNSPTDDECESQKSCSDHIGVSKENPSDATLRNTDNRFNFEKDIENMAKEELQKQLLEQVELRKKLEREFQSLKGSNEEGTVLSRGDGPAAADCPRSSRRSSPFLLQNAHSAPLHRDLHIQATPLTTLT, from the exons ATGGAGTCGATACCCAGTCAGCTTTCTACGGGACGAGATGTTTGCTCTTCCCCCAACTCAAAGCAAGAACTGCAGCCTTACTCTAGCAGCAGCTCGCTGAAGCCAAATCAAGTGAGTGAGACTGTGCTGTACGGAGTGCCCATCGTCTCTTTGGTCATCGACGGTCAGGAGAGGCTGTGTCTGGCGCAGATTTCCAACACTTTATTGAAGAGCTACAGCTACAACGAAATCCACAACAGACGCGTGGCGCTTGGAATTACGTGTGTCCAGTGCACACCGGTGCAGCTGGAGATCCTGAGGCGCGCGGGGGCCATGCCCATCTCCTCGCGCCGCTGCGGCATGATCACCAAACGCGAGGCCGAGCGCCTCTGCAAATCCTTCCTCGGGGCTCACAACCCTCCCAAATTACCCGAGAATTTTGCATTCGATGTTTCACACGAGTGCGCCTGGGGCAGCCGAGGAAGCTTCATACCTGCGAGGTACAACAGCTCCAGGGCGAAATGCATCAAGTGCACCTATTGCAACATGTATTTTTCACCCAacaaatttatatttcattcgCACCGCACACCTGAGTCGAAATACACCCAGCCGGACGCAGCCAATTTTAATTCGTGGAGACGCCATCTAAAACTCACCGACAAAAGCTTGTCTGATGACATTTGTCACGCGTGGGAGGACGTCAAGGCCATGTTTAACGGCGGGAGCCGGAAACGGGCAATGCCAGGGAATGGATCAGAAATGTCCTCCCCGCTCAAACCGCAGGCCTCCAGAAACATCACGCAGACCGCTTCCCCTGATATTCCTCACAAAACTTTGCGCTGCGACGACGACCGTGGGAACCTCAGCTTAACCAGCAGCGTGCGTAACTACCCGGTCATCCCTGTGCCTAGTAAGAGTTTCGGCATGCTTCAGAAGATCCCGCCACCCATCTTCCCGCATCCGTATAGTTTCCCAGCCTTTGGACTGTGTCAAAAGAAAGATGATGGAGTTGGTGAGCAGAATAAGACCAATGTACCTGGTGTGTTTTGGCCCGGTGCGAAGGACGGTCTCTATCCATCGTTCCCCATGTTCTGGCCTACCGCGGGCAGCCTGCCGCTCTCATCCTATCAACCAGCACAACCAAAATCGCACACGGAGCTCCTGGGTGGCCGGCAAACCGAAACTGACATGTCAGAAAGTGAGCGGGGAGGAAACACATCTAGAGACAGTCTGTTCGACAGCGAGCGCTGCTCTAGTTCGCAGTCCCTCAGGAACGACGAGGACAAATCTGGGGACGAGGCCAGGTCAAGTGAGGGTCAACCCAGCACCCCCAGAAAGCTGAGCTATATTTCTGCGTTCAGACCTGTCGTTAAAGACGCAGAGAGCATAGCTAAGCTCTACGGGAACAGGGACGCGTACAGCGGAGCTCATCCTGGGCATTTGTCGCCAGACTTTGTGAGCGAGAGCTCCAGCTACAGATCAGCCTCTCCGTGTGTGGACAGCGGGGAAGAACCAGATGTCGACGTGGAGACTCACAGAATTGCGGAGGACGAGGAGTCTATACAACTTTCCGTGGATGACCGACAAAGTCCCGTGAGGGAAAACAGTCAAACTCCGCAGCCGGACGATGACCAGACAGCCACGTTTAGTGACGCGGGCTCCCCTGATCAAAAGCAGAACAAGCAGGTGGCAAAGAAAAGCGATGCCATTACTTACGAA GTGTACTCGCATGAAAAGGAGGGAGCATCTCTGCCCTGTTCGGCCTCTAAACCTCCTCGCTGCGCACCGGAAACAACCG attcacACATTTCAAACAACAGCCCTACTGACGACGAATGTGAATCACAAAAATCCTGTTCGGATCATATTGGTGTTAGCAAAGAGAACCCAA GCGACGCTACACTGAGAAATACTGATAACAGATTTAATTTCGAGAAAGACATCGAGAATATGGCGAaag AGGAGCTCCAAAAGCAGCTCTTGGAGCAAGTGGAGCTAAGAAAAAAACTGGAACGGGAATTTCAAAGTTTGAAAG GATCAAATGAAGAGGGAACTGTCTTATCGAGAGGAGATGGTCCAGCAGCTGCAGATTGTCCGAG AAGCTCACGACgctcttcaccatttctcctgcaAAATGCTCACTCCGCGCCACTGCACAGGGACCTGCACATTCAAGCCACCCCTCTTACCACCTTAACTTAA
- the skor1a gene encoding SKI family transcriptional corepressor 1a isoform X6 has translation MESIPSQLSTGRDVCSSPNSKQELQPYSSSSSLKPNQVSETVLYGVPIVSLVIDGQERLCLAQISNTLLKSYSYNEIHNRRVALGITCVQCTPVQLEILRRAGAMPISSRRCGMITKREAERLCKSFLGAHNPPKLPENFAFDVSHECAWGSRGSFIPARYNSSRAKCIKCTYCNMYFSPNKFIFHSHRTPESKYTQPDAANFNSWRRHLKLTDKSLSDDICHAWEDVKAMFNGGSRKRAMPGNGSEMSSPLKPQASRNITQTASPDIPHKTLRCDDDRGNLSLTSSVRNYPVIPVPSKSFGMLQKIPPPIFPHPYSFPAFGLCQKKDDGVGEQNKTNVPGVFWPGAKDGLYPSFPMFWPTAGSLPLSSYQPAQPKSHTELLGGRQTETDMSESERGGNTSRDSLFDSERCSSSQSLRNDEDKSGDEARSSEGQPSTPRKLSYISAFRPVVKDAESIAKLYGNRDAYSGAHPGHLSPDFVSESSSYRSASPCVDSGEEPDVDVETHRIAEDEESIQLSVDDRQSPVRENSQTPQPDDDQTATFSDAGSPDQKQNKQVAKKSDAITYEVYSHEKEGASLPCSASKPPRCAPETTDSHISNNSPTDDECESQKSCSDHIGVSKENPSDATLRNTDNRFNFEKDIENMAKEELQKQLLEQVELRKKLEREFQSLKGSNEEGTVLSRGDGPAAADCPSSRRSSPFLLQNAHSAPLHRDLHIQATPLTTLT, from the exons ATGGAGTCGATACCCAGTCAGCTTTCTACGGGACGAGATGTTTGCTCTTCCCCCAACTCAAAGCAAGAACTGCAGCCTTACTCTAGCAGCAGCTCGCTGAAGCCAAATCAAGTGAGTGAGACTGTGCTGTACGGAGTGCCCATCGTCTCTTTGGTCATCGACGGTCAGGAGAGGCTGTGTCTGGCGCAGATTTCCAACACTTTATTGAAGAGCTACAGCTACAACGAAATCCACAACAGACGCGTGGCGCTTGGAATTACGTGTGTCCAGTGCACACCGGTGCAGCTGGAGATCCTGAGGCGCGCGGGGGCCATGCCCATCTCCTCGCGCCGCTGCGGCATGATCACCAAACGCGAGGCCGAGCGCCTCTGCAAATCCTTCCTCGGGGCTCACAACCCTCCCAAATTACCCGAGAATTTTGCATTCGATGTTTCACACGAGTGCGCCTGGGGCAGCCGAGGAAGCTTCATACCTGCGAGGTACAACAGCTCCAGGGCGAAATGCATCAAGTGCACCTATTGCAACATGTATTTTTCACCCAacaaatttatatttcattcgCACCGCACACCTGAGTCGAAATACACCCAGCCGGACGCAGCCAATTTTAATTCGTGGAGACGCCATCTAAAACTCACCGACAAAAGCTTGTCTGATGACATTTGTCACGCGTGGGAGGACGTCAAGGCCATGTTTAACGGCGGGAGCCGGAAACGGGCAATGCCAGGGAATGGATCAGAAATGTCCTCCCCGCTCAAACCGCAGGCCTCCAGAAACATCACGCAGACCGCTTCCCCTGATATTCCTCACAAAACTTTGCGCTGCGACGACGACCGTGGGAACCTCAGCTTAACCAGCAGCGTGCGTAACTACCCGGTCATCCCTGTGCCTAGTAAGAGTTTCGGCATGCTTCAGAAGATCCCGCCACCCATCTTCCCGCATCCGTATAGTTTCCCAGCCTTTGGACTGTGTCAAAAGAAAGATGATGGAGTTGGTGAGCAGAATAAGACCAATGTACCTGGTGTGTTTTGGCCCGGTGCGAAGGACGGTCTCTATCCATCGTTCCCCATGTTCTGGCCTACCGCGGGCAGCCTGCCGCTCTCATCCTATCAACCAGCACAACCAAAATCGCACACGGAGCTCCTGGGTGGCCGGCAAACCGAAACTGACATGTCAGAAAGTGAGCGGGGAGGAAACACATCTAGAGACAGTCTGTTCGACAGCGAGCGCTGCTCTAGTTCGCAGTCCCTCAGGAACGACGAGGACAAATCTGGGGACGAGGCCAGGTCAAGTGAGGGTCAACCCAGCACCCCCAGAAAGCTGAGCTATATTTCTGCGTTCAGACCTGTCGTTAAAGACGCAGAGAGCATAGCTAAGCTCTACGGGAACAGGGACGCGTACAGCGGAGCTCATCCTGGGCATTTGTCGCCAGACTTTGTGAGCGAGAGCTCCAGCTACAGATCAGCCTCTCCGTGTGTGGACAGCGGGGAAGAACCAGATGTCGACGTGGAGACTCACAGAATTGCGGAGGACGAGGAGTCTATACAACTTTCCGTGGATGACCGACAAAGTCCCGTGAGGGAAAACAGTCAAACTCCGCAGCCGGACGATGACCAGACAGCCACGTTTAGTGACGCGGGCTCCCCTGATCAAAAGCAGAACAAGCAGGTGGCAAAGAAAAGCGATGCCATTACTTACGAA GTGTACTCGCATGAAAAGGAGGGAGCATCTCTGCCCTGTTCGGCCTCTAAACCTCCTCGCTGCGCACCGGAAACAACCG attcacACATTTCAAACAACAGCCCTACTGACGACGAATGTGAATCACAAAAATCCTGTTCGGATCATATTGGTGTTAGCAAAGAGAACCCAA GCGACGCTACACTGAGAAATACTGATAACAGATTTAATTTCGAGAAAGACATCGAGAATATGGCGAaag AGGAGCTCCAAAAGCAGCTCTTGGAGCAAGTGGAGCTAAGAAAAAAACTGGAACGGGAATTTCAAAGTTTGAAAG GATCAAATGAAGAGGGAACTGTCTTATCGAGAGGAGATGGTCCAGCAGCTGCAGATTGTCCGAG CTCACGACgctcttcaccatttctcctgcaAAATGCTCACTCCGCGCCACTGCACAGGGACCTGCACATTCAAGCCACCCCTCTTACCACCTTAACTTAA
- the skor1a gene encoding SKI family transcriptional corepressor 1a isoform X7, giving the protein MESIPSQLSTGRDVCSSPNSKQELQPYSSSSSLKPNQVSETVLYGVPIVSLVIDGQERLCLAQISNTLLKSYSYNEIHNRRVALGITCVQCTPVQLEILRRAGAMPISSRRCGMITKREAERLCKSFLGAHNPPKLPENFAFDVSHECAWGSRGSFIPARYNSSRAKCIKCTYCNMYFSPNKFIFHSHRTPESKYTQPDAANFNSWRRHLKLTDKSLSDDICHAWEDVKAMFNGGSRKRAMPGNGSEMSSPLKPQASRNITQTASPDIPHKTLRCDDDRGNLSLTSSVRNYPVIPVPSKSFGMLQKIPPPIFPHPYSFPAFGLCQKKDDGVGEQNKTNVPGVFWPGAKDGLYPSFPMFWPTAGSLPLSSYQPAQPKSHTELLGGRQTETDMSESERGGNTSRDSLFDSERCSSSQSLRNDEDKSGDEARSSEGQPSTPRKLSYISAFRPVVKDAESIAKLYGNRDAYSGAHPGHLSPDFVSESSSYRSASPCVDSGEEPDVDVETHRIAEDEESIQLSVDDRQSPVRENSQTPQPDDDQTATFSDAGSPDQKQNKQVAKKSDAITYEVYSHEKEGASLPCSASKPPRCAPETTDSHISNNSPTDDECESQKSCSDHIGVSKENPSDATLRNTDNRFNFEKDIENMAKEELQKQLLEQVELRKKLEREFQSLKGSNEEGTVLSRGDGPAAADCPRHIVQRVGSGEKGSLCNSAEA; this is encoded by the exons ATGGAGTCGATACCCAGTCAGCTTTCTACGGGACGAGATGTTTGCTCTTCCCCCAACTCAAAGCAAGAACTGCAGCCTTACTCTAGCAGCAGCTCGCTGAAGCCAAATCAAGTGAGTGAGACTGTGCTGTACGGAGTGCCCATCGTCTCTTTGGTCATCGACGGTCAGGAGAGGCTGTGTCTGGCGCAGATTTCCAACACTTTATTGAAGAGCTACAGCTACAACGAAATCCACAACAGACGCGTGGCGCTTGGAATTACGTGTGTCCAGTGCACACCGGTGCAGCTGGAGATCCTGAGGCGCGCGGGGGCCATGCCCATCTCCTCGCGCCGCTGCGGCATGATCACCAAACGCGAGGCCGAGCGCCTCTGCAAATCCTTCCTCGGGGCTCACAACCCTCCCAAATTACCCGAGAATTTTGCATTCGATGTTTCACACGAGTGCGCCTGGGGCAGCCGAGGAAGCTTCATACCTGCGAGGTACAACAGCTCCAGGGCGAAATGCATCAAGTGCACCTATTGCAACATGTATTTTTCACCCAacaaatttatatttcattcgCACCGCACACCTGAGTCGAAATACACCCAGCCGGACGCAGCCAATTTTAATTCGTGGAGACGCCATCTAAAACTCACCGACAAAAGCTTGTCTGATGACATTTGTCACGCGTGGGAGGACGTCAAGGCCATGTTTAACGGCGGGAGCCGGAAACGGGCAATGCCAGGGAATGGATCAGAAATGTCCTCCCCGCTCAAACCGCAGGCCTCCAGAAACATCACGCAGACCGCTTCCCCTGATATTCCTCACAAAACTTTGCGCTGCGACGACGACCGTGGGAACCTCAGCTTAACCAGCAGCGTGCGTAACTACCCGGTCATCCCTGTGCCTAGTAAGAGTTTCGGCATGCTTCAGAAGATCCCGCCACCCATCTTCCCGCATCCGTATAGTTTCCCAGCCTTTGGACTGTGTCAAAAGAAAGATGATGGAGTTGGTGAGCAGAATAAGACCAATGTACCTGGTGTGTTTTGGCCCGGTGCGAAGGACGGTCTCTATCCATCGTTCCCCATGTTCTGGCCTACCGCGGGCAGCCTGCCGCTCTCATCCTATCAACCAGCACAACCAAAATCGCACACGGAGCTCCTGGGTGGCCGGCAAACCGAAACTGACATGTCAGAAAGTGAGCGGGGAGGAAACACATCTAGAGACAGTCTGTTCGACAGCGAGCGCTGCTCTAGTTCGCAGTCCCTCAGGAACGACGAGGACAAATCTGGGGACGAGGCCAGGTCAAGTGAGGGTCAACCCAGCACCCCCAGAAAGCTGAGCTATATTTCTGCGTTCAGACCTGTCGTTAAAGACGCAGAGAGCATAGCTAAGCTCTACGGGAACAGGGACGCGTACAGCGGAGCTCATCCTGGGCATTTGTCGCCAGACTTTGTGAGCGAGAGCTCCAGCTACAGATCAGCCTCTCCGTGTGTGGACAGCGGGGAAGAACCAGATGTCGACGTGGAGACTCACAGAATTGCGGAGGACGAGGAGTCTATACAACTTTCCGTGGATGACCGACAAAGTCCCGTGAGGGAAAACAGTCAAACTCCGCAGCCGGACGATGACCAGACAGCCACGTTTAGTGACGCGGGCTCCCCTGATCAAAAGCAGAACAAGCAGGTGGCAAAGAAAAGCGATGCCATTACTTACGAA GTGTACTCGCATGAAAAGGAGGGAGCATCTCTGCCCTGTTCGGCCTCTAAACCTCCTCGCTGCGCACCGGAAACAACCG attcacACATTTCAAACAACAGCCCTACTGACGACGAATGTGAATCACAAAAATCCTGTTCGGATCATATTGGTGTTAGCAAAGAGAACCCAA GCGACGCTACACTGAGAAATACTGATAACAGATTTAATTTCGAGAAAGACATCGAGAATATGGCGAaag AGGAGCTCCAAAAGCAGCTCTTGGAGCAAGTGGAGCTAAGAAAAAAACTGGAACGGGAATTTCAAAGTTTGAAAG GATCAAATGAAGAGGGAACTGTCTTATCGAGAGGAGATGGTCCAGCAGCTGCAGATTGTCCGAG acacATTGTGCAACGAGTTGGATCAGGAGAGAAAGGCTCGTTATGCAATTCAGCAGAAGCTTAA